A single Kribbella aluminosa DNA region contains:
- a CDS encoding winged helix-turn-helix transcriptional regulator — MTETTADPVQACPIAPVVDLVFSRWTTPILWTLNEYGVQRFVELHRRIGAITPKVLTQRLRQLERDGLITREYHAEVPPRVEYAISPLGRSLAPLFHSLAEWSPNLAKVEAARNHFDTTEPAHRRP, encoded by the coding sequence GTGACCGAGACCACTGCTGATCCCGTGCAGGCATGCCCGATCGCGCCCGTTGTCGACCTGGTGTTCAGCCGCTGGACGACGCCGATCCTGTGGACGCTGAACGAGTACGGCGTCCAGCGGTTCGTCGAGCTGCACCGCCGGATCGGCGCCATCACCCCGAAGGTCCTCACCCAGCGCCTGCGGCAACTCGAGCGCGACGGCCTGATCACCCGCGAGTACCACGCGGAGGTCCCGCCCCGCGTCGAGTACGCCATCAGCCCCCTCGGCCGCAGCCTCGCCCCGCTCTTCCACTCCCTCGCCGAGTGGTCCCCCAACCTGGCAAAGGTGGAGGCCGCCCGCAACCACTTCGACACCACCGAGCCCGCCCACCGCCGTCCCTAA
- a CDS encoding ArsR/SmtB family transcription factor — MTSAVDPRVPAEQLEAAASTFDLLSVPGRLHLVVILAGGEYDVSTLADLSGANVPATSQQLAKLRAAGVVTARREGRRQLYQVKDPHILSVIAQMFSHIAPDGTLAVQEPDRPPRRPRFTATSNVR, encoded by the coding sequence ATGACCTCCGCCGTCGATCCTCGCGTCCCAGCCGAACAACTCGAAGCCGCCGCGTCGACGTTCGACCTACTGTCGGTGCCCGGCCGGCTGCACCTCGTGGTCATCCTGGCCGGCGGCGAGTACGACGTGTCCACGCTCGCCGACCTGTCCGGCGCGAACGTGCCCGCCACCAGCCAGCAGCTGGCCAAGCTCCGCGCGGCCGGCGTCGTCACCGCCCGCCGCGAAGGCCGCCGGCAGCTGTACCAGGTCAAGGATCCGCACATCCTGTCGGTGATCGCCCAGATGTTCAGCCACATCGCGCCCGACGGCACCCTCGCCGTCCAGGAACCCGACCGTCCGCCGCGTCGCCCCCGATTCACCGCAACGAGCAACGTCAGATGA
- a CDS encoding LCP family protein, whose protein sequence is MPRRGKVLVASLVSLLLISSCGAGLYFKLDSNLASNPLDILGQRPDQPAADAKGQRPLNVLVLGSQTRNGQQGSAFGNASKLGTDISDTAMLVHLSADRQHAIITSIPRDLVVARPACVSRTDPHATVAGSNAAMFDLAMSLGGPSCAVATVEHMANLRVDHFIRLDFNGFRKMVDAVGGVEVCVPYPGIHDWRSKLDIPPGKHLVTDQEALAFVRDRHGIGDGGDLGRIKMQQMFVSSLAQKLESAGTLANPVTLYKLADAATSSLTVDPGLGSIDKLVGLAEQLRSLKTNSMTFITAPNTADSTDPNRVVPAEPQFNEVFQLLRSDQRWTGTLSTAAGHPGSSRTKPGQVAVRVLNATGVTGKAATVRTELTSLGFHVSGIGTTTRSSTTTVSSGPGAELLRSYVAGSPATAPAGGSSTITLTIGSDFAGIHHAATAPKAAAPGPRPPVSGVQSRGADANICSGLPTPRADAGKPTNAATAR, encoded by the coding sequence ATGCCGCGGCGCGGGAAGGTGCTGGTCGCCTCGCTGGTCAGCCTGCTGCTGATCAGTTCGTGTGGCGCAGGCTTGTACTTCAAGCTCGACAGCAACCTTGCCAGCAACCCGCTGGACATCCTCGGACAGCGGCCCGACCAGCCCGCAGCCGATGCCAAGGGGCAGCGTCCGTTGAACGTCCTCGTTCTGGGGTCGCAGACCCGCAACGGTCAGCAGGGCTCAGCCTTCGGGAACGCGAGCAAGCTGGGTACCGACATCTCCGACACCGCGATGCTGGTGCACTTGTCGGCCGACCGGCAGCACGCCATCATCACCTCGATCCCGCGTGACCTGGTCGTCGCGCGGCCTGCCTGTGTTTCGCGGACCGATCCGCACGCCACGGTGGCGGGGTCGAACGCGGCGATGTTCGATCTGGCGATGTCTCTGGGCGGTCCGTCCTGCGCGGTTGCCACGGTCGAGCACATGGCGAACCTGCGTGTGGATCACTTCATCCGGCTGGACTTCAACGGCTTCCGCAAAATGGTCGACGCGGTCGGTGGGGTAGAGGTCTGCGTCCCGTATCCCGGGATCCATGACTGGCGCAGCAAACTCGATATCCCACCCGGGAAGCACCTGGTCACCGATCAGGAAGCACTGGCGTTCGTACGGGACCGGCACGGCATCGGCGACGGGGGAGACCTGGGCCGGATCAAGATGCAGCAGATGTTCGTGTCGTCGCTGGCCCAGAAGCTCGAAAGCGCTGGGACACTCGCCAACCCGGTGACCCTGTACAAGCTCGCAGACGCCGCCACATCGTCGCTCACCGTCGATCCCGGACTAGGCTCCATCGACAAACTGGTGGGTCTCGCCGAGCAACTCCGCTCCCTCAAGACCAACAGCATGACCTTCATCACCGCCCCCAACACGGCCGACTCCACCGACCCCAACCGGGTTGTCCCGGCGGAACCGCAGTTCAACGAGGTCTTCCAGCTGCTGCGCAGCGACCAGCGGTGGACCGGCACCCTGTCCACCGCTGCCGGCCATCCGGGTTCCAGCCGCACCAAACCGGGCCAAGTCGCCGTACGGGTCCTGAACGCCACTGGTGTCACCGGAAAGGCGGCCACTGTCAGGACGGAACTGACCAGTCTCGGCTTCCACGTCTCCGGAATCGGCACGACCACGCGGAGCTCGACCACGACTGTCAGCTCCGGGCCAGGCGCGGAGTTGCTCCGCTCGTACGTCGCCGGCTCACCCGCCACCGCACCAGCCGGGGGTTCCAGCACGATCACCCTGACCATCGGAAGCGACTTCGCGGGAATCCATCATGCGGCCACGGCTCCGAAAGCCGCAGCACCAGGGCCGCGGCCGCCGGTTTCGGGTGTGCAAAGTCGTGGGGCCGATGCCAACATCTGTAGCGGCTTGCCGACACCGCGCGCCGACGCGGGCAAGCCCACAAACGCAGCGACGGCTCGGTAG
- a CDS encoding VWA domain-containing protein produces MSNFLAPGRLWLLVLIPAAVAVYLILQRRRTEYALRFTNLALLDRVAPRRPQWRRHLAVALVLLAATSSVIAFARPKAVVKVPRERATIVMTIDVSLSMMATDIDPTRLGAAKKAAKNFINQLPAKFNVAVVAFAGTATIVVPPTTDHASALRAIDSLQLAESTGTGEGIFAALQAITQVPPDPNHPNDPAPARIVLESDGKRTVGRTIQEAAAAAKAKDVPVYTLTIGTQSGFIEMDGIRQRVPPDPGEMQQIAQITGGRAYNAESADELDNVYQDIGSSVGYDELDREITSRFAGIAMLLTFLAGAASIAAASRLP; encoded by the coding sequence TTGTCGAACTTCCTCGCTCCTGGGCGTCTGTGGCTGCTGGTACTGATCCCAGCAGCCGTCGCGGTCTACCTGATCCTGCAGCGCCGGCGAACGGAATACGCGCTGCGGTTCACCAACCTCGCTCTGCTCGACCGCGTCGCACCACGGCGCCCGCAGTGGCGCCGCCACCTTGCCGTCGCGCTGGTCCTGCTCGCCGCGACGTCGTCGGTGATCGCCTTCGCGCGGCCCAAGGCCGTGGTCAAGGTTCCCCGAGAACGCGCCACGATCGTGATGACTATCGACGTGTCGCTGTCGATGATGGCCACCGACATCGACCCGACCCGGCTGGGCGCCGCCAAGAAGGCGGCCAAAAACTTCATCAACCAGCTGCCGGCCAAGTTCAACGTGGCCGTGGTCGCCTTCGCCGGTACGGCGACCATCGTCGTACCACCCACGACCGACCATGCCAGTGCATTGCGCGCGATCGACAGCCTGCAACTCGCCGAATCGACCGGTACCGGCGAAGGCATCTTCGCCGCCCTGCAGGCCATCACCCAGGTCCCACCCGACCCGAACCACCCGAACGACCCCGCGCCCGCACGCATCGTCCTCGAATCCGACGGCAAACGCACCGTCGGCCGTACCATCCAGGAAGCAGCTGCCGCGGCCAAAGCCAAGGACGTCCCCGTCTACACCCTCACCATCGGCACCCAGTCCGGCTTCATCGAAATGGACGGCATCCGGCAACGCGTCCCACCCGACCCCGGCGAAATGCAGCAGATCGCCCAGATCACCGGCGGCCGCGCCTACAACGCCGAGTCAGCCGACGAGCTCGACAACGTCTACCAGGACATCGGCTCCTCCGTCGGCTACGACGAACTGGACCGAGAGATTACCTCCCGCTTTGCCGGCATCGCCATGCTCCTCACCTTCCTCGCCGGCGCCGCCTCCATCGCAGCAGCCTCGCGCCTCCCCTGA
- a CDS encoding nuclear transport factor 2 family protein, whose protein sequence is METIAERFVADLVEAVNRHDLDRLVSLFAADYVNETPAHPARGFTGNDQVGRNWSAIFDMVPDLVVRVPALAVAGDTVWTEWAMDGTRRDGTGHHMRGVVVFTVERGRATAARFYLEPLDTSSTGVDAAVAAALHSSARPQ, encoded by the coding sequence ATGGAAACCATCGCAGAGCGGTTCGTCGCCGATCTCGTCGAGGCGGTCAACCGCCACGACCTGGACAGGCTGGTCAGCCTGTTCGCTGCCGACTACGTCAACGAGACTCCGGCGCATCCCGCACGGGGCTTCACAGGCAACGATCAGGTAGGGCGCAATTGGTCGGCGATCTTCGACATGGTCCCCGATCTCGTCGTACGAGTGCCGGCGCTGGCGGTCGCCGGCGACACGGTGTGGACCGAATGGGCGATGGACGGCACCCGTCGCGACGGCACCGGACACCACATGCGCGGTGTTGTCGTGTTCACCGTCGAGCGCGGCCGCGCGACGGCGGCCAGGTTCTACCTCGAACCACTCGACACCAGCAGTACCGGCGTCGACGCGGCGGTTGCCGCGGCACTGCACTCGTCCGCGCGGCCGCAATGA
- a CDS encoding ABC transporter permease, whose product MSMLRPFTAQDAPLRSRTHLIADVLVLAGMAVLFWLLVRVSQGINTPFSPSTAAASVSTDPANLPYYAARSLLRMFAALVVSVVFTFVYATAAARLRRTEKVLLPILDVLQSVPVLGFLSVTLSVWLTLFPHTTLGVECASVFAIFTSQAWNLTFAFYNSLVTQPRELDEAARVLRLTKWQRFWRLDVPNGMIPLVWNGMMSFGGGWFFLIASEVISVNNHTYALPGIGSYVAAAGSQEHLGRMFLAIGVMIVMVIGVNVLFWRPLTAWAEKFRVEESEASEAPRSLVLDVLRRSRVPQFAHLLVKPVGVALDRGTRPFGLAEYPLHVDQVRRRAGDVVFSVVVALAVAWGLYRMLVYVDHGTGLGAFGHAFALGLVTFGRVIVLVVFGSLVWVPIGVWIGMNPRVSRFAQPVVQVLASFPANFLFPLFTLLLIRTGISLNVGGIVLMSLGAQWYILFNVIAGASAIPNDLREASLNLRLPLVLRWRTVILPSVFGAWVTGALTAAGGAWNASIVAEVVSYGSTKLTATGLGAYIAQSTQSGDFAKTLVGVTVMSVYVVGLNRLLWRRLYRLAETRYSLT is encoded by the coding sequence ATGTCGATGCTGCGCCCGTTCACCGCGCAGGATGCGCCGCTGCGCTCGCGCACGCACCTGATCGCCGATGTGCTCGTGCTGGCCGGGATGGCCGTACTGTTCTGGCTGCTGGTCCGTGTCTCGCAGGGCATCAACACTCCGTTCTCGCCGTCGACTGCAGCAGCGAGCGTGTCGACGGATCCGGCGAATCTGCCGTATTACGCTGCGCGGTCGCTGCTGCGGATGTTCGCCGCGCTCGTGGTGTCGGTGGTCTTCACGTTCGTCTACGCGACGGCCGCCGCGCGGTTGCGTCGGACGGAGAAGGTACTGCTGCCGATTCTCGACGTACTGCAGTCCGTGCCGGTGCTCGGATTCTTGTCGGTGACGTTGAGCGTGTGGCTGACGTTGTTCCCGCACACGACGCTCGGGGTCGAGTGCGCGTCGGTGTTCGCGATCTTCACCTCGCAGGCGTGGAACCTGACGTTTGCCTTCTACAACTCGCTGGTCACGCAGCCGCGTGAGCTGGACGAGGCGGCCCGGGTTCTGCGGCTGACGAAGTGGCAGCGGTTCTGGCGTCTCGACGTACCCAACGGGATGATCCCGCTGGTCTGGAACGGAATGATGAGCTTCGGCGGCGGCTGGTTCTTCCTGATCGCGTCGGAAGTGATCAGCGTGAACAACCACACTTACGCGCTGCCCGGGATCGGCAGCTATGTCGCGGCGGCCGGCTCGCAGGAGCATCTCGGCCGGATGTTCCTCGCGATCGGCGTCATGATCGTCATGGTGATCGGCGTGAACGTGTTGTTCTGGCGGCCGCTGACCGCCTGGGCGGAGAAGTTCCGGGTCGAGGAGTCCGAGGCCTCCGAGGCACCGCGCAGCCTGGTGCTCGACGTGCTGCGCCGCTCGCGGGTGCCGCAGTTCGCGCACCTGCTGGTGAAGCCGGTAGGCGTCGCCCTCGACCGCGGGACGCGGCCGTTCGGCCTGGCGGAGTACCCGCTGCACGTCGATCAGGTACGGCGCCGCGCGGGCGACGTGGTGTTCTCCGTGGTGGTGGCGCTCGCCGTCGCCTGGGGCCTGTACCGGATGCTCGTGTACGTCGACCACGGGACGGGCCTCGGTGCCTTCGGGCACGCGTTCGCGCTCGGGCTGGTGACGTTCGGACGGGTGATCGTGCTCGTCGTTTTCGGCTCGCTGGTGTGGGTGCCGATCGGTGTCTGGATCGGCATGAACCCCCGCGTGAGCCGTTTCGCTCAGCCAGTCGTGCAGGTGCTGGCCAGCTTCCCGGCGAACTTCTTGTTCCCACTGTTCACGCTGCTGCTGATCCGGACCGGAATCAGCCTGAACGTCGGCGGCATCGTGCTGATGAGCCTCGGAGCGCAGTGGTACATCCTGTTCAACGTCATCGCCGGCGCCAGCGCAATCCCCAACGACCTGAGGGAGGCCTCGCTCAACCTGCGCCTCCCGCTGGTACTGCGCTGGCGGACCGTGATCCTGCCGTCGGTCTTCGGAGCCTGGGTGACCGGTGCACTCACGGCGGCCGGAGGCGCCTGGAACGCCTCGATCGTCGCCGAAGTCGTCAGCTACGGCTCGACCAAACTGACCGCCACCGGCCTCGGCGCGTACATCGCCCAGTCGACCCAGAGCGGAGACTTCGCCAAGACGCTGGTCGGCGTCACGGTGATGAGCGTGTACGTCGTCGGCCTCAACAGACTGCTCTGGCGACGTCTCTACCGGCTCGCCGAGACCCGCTACTCACTGACATGA
- a CDS encoding SDR family oxidoreductase, whose protein sequence is MIFVAGGTGRLGSIVVRRLVQRGERVRMLTRTPGTAPVNGCEVAVGDVRNHAAVAAALEGCDTAVWCVHGLLGGRGAGPDQIDRAACIATVDAAQRAGVRRFVLVSIKDAAPDHTSSLFRAKYAAEQHLRATGLDWTILRPTCFLELWLDIVRGRLGTGGPAVVLGPGENLLNVVSVVDVAAVVDHCLIEPSTIRRVLDVAGPRERHPRRTGSRSGRDCDQASATRRTAGDAISRRALRAGVRETGDPGGDAEHA, encoded by the coding sequence ATGATCTTCGTTGCCGGCGGCACCGGCCGGCTGGGTTCGATCGTCGTACGGCGGCTCGTGCAACGTGGCGAGCGCGTCCGGATGCTGACGCGCACCCCGGGCACTGCACCAGTGAATGGCTGCGAGGTGGCAGTTGGCGACGTCCGGAACCACGCGGCGGTCGCTGCAGCACTCGAGGGCTGTGACACAGCTGTTTGGTGCGTGCACGGTCTGCTGGGTGGCCGGGGAGCCGGACCGGATCAGATCGACCGGGCGGCCTGCATCGCGACGGTCGACGCTGCGCAGCGGGCGGGAGTCCGGCGGTTCGTGCTGGTGTCGATCAAGGATGCGGCACCCGACCACACGTCGTCGTTGTTCCGGGCGAAGTACGCCGCCGAGCAGCATCTGCGGGCAACCGGCCTGGACTGGACGATCCTGCGCCCGACCTGCTTCCTCGAACTGTGGCTCGACATCGTCCGCGGCAGGCTCGGCACGGGAGGACCGGCTGTCGTCCTCGGCCCGGGAGAGAACCTGCTCAACGTGGTGTCGGTGGTCGACGTGGCCGCCGTCGTCGACCACTGCCTGATCGAGCCGTCGACGATTCGGCGCGTGCTCGACGTGGCCGGCCCCCGAGAACGTCACCCTCGTCGAACTGGCTCGCGCTCAGGGCGCGACTGCGATCAGGCGAGTGCCACTCGGCGTACTGCGGGTGACGCGATATCTCGCCGCGCCCTTCGCGCCGGCGTTCGCGAGACAGGCGACCCTGGGGGTGATGCTGAACACGCGTGA
- a CDS encoding TetR/AcrR family transcriptional regulator, whose translation MPRHVKTSRSYDSSARRRQAEANRQAILAAAHEHFLQYGYAATTVAAVARAAGVSTETVYKAFGPKRALVRALWERGLEGRQPVPAPERSDRLSATEQDPRTVLTGWGRLTTEVAPEAAPIILLIRDAAAQDPDMTTLLAEVEQQRRDRMRHNAERLAAQGWLKPGLELARAADILWTYSSPELYELLVLKSGWPLPAYGDFISSALAAALLDHDLR comes from the coding sequence ATGCCACGACACGTCAAGACGTCCCGCAGTTACGATTCGTCTGCGCGCCGCCGTCAGGCCGAGGCGAACCGGCAGGCGATCCTCGCAGCCGCCCATGAGCACTTTCTGCAGTACGGGTACGCCGCAACCACGGTAGCCGCGGTGGCCCGGGCTGCCGGTGTGTCCACTGAGACTGTCTACAAGGCGTTCGGGCCGAAGCGTGCGCTCGTCCGGGCACTCTGGGAACGCGGCCTCGAGGGGCGGCAGCCGGTGCCGGCGCCCGAACGCAGCGACCGGCTGAGCGCCACCGAGCAGGATCCGAGGACGGTGCTCACCGGTTGGGGCCGACTCACGACGGAGGTCGCCCCGGAAGCGGCGCCGATCATCCTACTGATCAGAGATGCCGCCGCTCAGGATCCCGACATGACGACGCTGCTGGCCGAGGTGGAGCAGCAGCGCCGCGACCGGATGCGCCACAACGCTGAGCGCCTCGCCGCTCAGGGCTGGCTGAAGCCCGGTCTCGAGCTCGCCCGAGCGGCGGACATCCTGTGGACCTACTCATCGCCGGAGCTCTACGAGCTGCTGGTCCTCAAGTCCGGCTGGCCGCTCCCGGCGTACGGCGACTTCATCTCCTCAGCCCTTGCCGCCGCATTACTCGACCACGACCTCCGCTGA
- a CDS encoding ABC transporter ATP-binding protein, translating to MAATTSTSTTAATVARPPAIVEVENLSKFFPGAGGTTLPVLEGINLTLHEGEIVALLGKSGSGKSTLLRTIAGLIAPSNGTVRYRGEILNGANPGVGMVFQSFALMPWLTVQDNVELGLQARGVPAAERRERALEAIDLIGLDGFESAYPKELSGGMRQRVGFARALVLRPDALLMDEPFSALDVLTAENLRTELTALWAQPEFPTKAICIVTHNIEEAVLLADRVLVLGSNPGRIKAEVAVRLPRPRDRRSPTFDALVDQLYATLAKGDERQPAPAVPPGPLSHPLPDATVGGLAGLVEIVYAHNGQTDLPDLAYELSFEVDDLLPLVDAAVMLGLLEVEGAQAFLTETGRDWYTAGILASKEMFANLAVQHVPLVRTICKALENSDDGSLRDDFFRDLLRRGYSTEDTEKQLDIAIDWGRYGELFDYDADSGDLVLTEVYAELERSIRETGGQ from the coding sequence ATGGCCGCCACCACATCCACATCCACCACCGCAGCGACCGTCGCGCGCCCGCCGGCGATTGTCGAGGTCGAGAACCTCTCCAAGTTCTTCCCCGGCGCCGGAGGCACCACGCTGCCGGTTCTGGAAGGTATCAACCTGACCCTGCACGAGGGCGAGATCGTCGCACTGCTCGGCAAGTCCGGCTCCGGCAAGTCCACGCTGCTACGCACGATTGCCGGTCTCATTGCCCCGAGCAACGGAACCGTACGCTACCGCGGCGAGATCCTGAACGGCGCCAACCCGGGTGTCGGCATGGTGTTCCAGTCCTTCGCGCTGATGCCGTGGCTGACCGTGCAGGACAACGTCGAACTCGGCCTGCAGGCCCGCGGAGTGCCGGCGGCCGAACGGCGCGAGCGCGCGCTGGAGGCGATCGATCTGATCGGGCTCGACGGATTCGAGTCGGCGTACCCGAAGGAACTGTCCGGCGGGATGCGGCAACGTGTCGGGTTCGCCCGGGCGCTGGTACTGCGGCCGGACGCCCTGCTGATGGACGAGCCGTTCAGCGCACTCGATGTGCTCACCGCGGAGAACCTGCGCACCGAACTGACCGCACTGTGGGCCCAGCCGGAGTTCCCGACCAAGGCGATCTGCATCGTCACCCACAACATCGAAGAGGCCGTGCTGCTCGCCGACCGAGTCCTCGTCCTCGGCTCCAACCCTGGCCGCATCAAGGCCGAAGTAGCGGTCCGGCTCCCACGCCCGCGAGACCGGCGCAGCCCGACGTTCGACGCGCTCGTCGACCAACTCTACGCGACCCTGGCCAAAGGTGACGAACGGCAACCCGCCCCGGCCGTCCCGCCCGGACCGCTCAGCCACCCGTTGCCCGACGCAACCGTCGGCGGACTGGCCGGCCTCGTCGAGATCGTGTATGCACACAACGGCCAGACCGACCTGCCGGACCTCGCCTACGAGCTGTCATTCGAGGTAGACGACCTGCTTCCACTCGTCGACGCCGCGGTCATGCTCGGCCTGCTCGAGGTCGAAGGCGCCCAGGCGTTCCTCACCGAAACCGGTCGCGACTGGTACACCGCCGGCATCCTGGCCAGCAAGGAGATGTTCGCGAACCTCGCCGTCCAGCACGTACCCCTGGTCCGTACGATCTGCAAAGCCCTGGAAAACAGCGACGACGGCTCCCTGCGCGACGACTTCTTCCGCGACCTCCTTCGCCGCGGCTACTCCACCGAAGACACCGAAAAGCAACTCGACATCGCCATCGACTGGGGCCGCTACGGCGAACTCTTCGACTACGACGCCGACAGCGGCGATCTCGTCCTCACCGAGGTCTACGCCGAACTCGAACGCTCCATCCGCGAGACGGGAGGCCAGTAA